One Brassica napus cultivar Da-Ae chromosome C4, Da-Ae, whole genome shotgun sequence genomic region harbors:
- the LOC106400314 gene encoding uncharacterized membrane protein At3g27390 isoform X2 gives MEVPIGFLEKLWSFVSFLPFFFLLLLLGLFKALICGPISSAIILIGNSSVIIGLWPAHFIWTYYCLARTKRIGLVLKTLALIFFPLPLLLWPVTGIAGSLLGGIAYGFFTPLMATFEAVGESITSKSYHCIVDGSLSTIKGSCTVVTDFTDFCFHSYFSYMDELREMVSADAKPLEIRLSLVPSCLLAGLIGVVVDGVLITVVALYKSPYMLLKGWKRLLEDLVGREGPFLETVCVPFAGLAICLWPLAVVGAVIASTFSSFFLGLYSGVIVHQEDSFRMGCNYIIAAVSLFDEYVNDLLYIREGTCLPRPCYRTKTNTVHGKKVLGERKNVDLNSRINGSRLVSEQSRTLKKTITLYKPVQVWEWLFKSCEVNGRILIRDGLINVKDVEQCLVRGNCKKLFFQLPAWTVLQCLLASAKSNSSGLVITDGVELTELNSPKDRVFVWLVGPLLIMKEQIKNLKLTEDEEYCLRKLVMVYKNERTENWDSTGFPSSDSVRKAQLQAIIRREW, from the exons ATGGAGGTCCCAATAGGGTTTCTGGAGAAACTGTGGAGTTTTGTCTCTTTCcttcccttcttcttccttttgctGCTTCTTGGCCTCTTCAAGG CCCTGATTTGTGGTCCAATCTCATCTGCTATAATTTTGATTGGCAATTCCTCTGTGATCATTGGCCTTTGGCCGGCACATTTCATTTGGACCTACTACTGCTTGGCGAG AACCAAGAGAATCGGGCTGGTTTTGAAGACCTTGGCGTTGATATTTTTTCCACTGCCTTTGCTACTCTGGCCAGTTACTGGTATTGCAGGAAGTCTCCTAGGTGGAATCGCTTACGGTTTTTTCACTCCCCTTATGGCGACATTCGAGGCTGTAGGGGAGTCTATTACTAGCAAATCCTACCATTGTATTGTTGATGGTTCCTTGTCAACTATAAAAGGGAGTTGCACTGTGGTTACGGACTTCACTGACTTCTGTTTCCATTCTTATTTCTCCTACATGGATGAGTTGAGAGAAATGGTTTCCGCTGATGCTAAACCTTTAGAGATAAG GTTGTCGCTGGTGCCGAGTTGTTTGCTTGCAGGTCTCATAGGTGTGGTGGTAGATGGTGTTTTGATAACAGTTGTTGCTCTTTATAAAAGTCCATATATGTTGCTCAAAGGATGGAAAAGGCTATTAGAAGACCTTGTTGGTAGGGAAGGCCCATTCTTGGAGACTGTCTGTGTTCCATTTGCAGGTCTTGCGATATGTCTGTGGCCACTAGCTGTCGTGGGAGCTGTTATAGCTTCGACCTTCTCCAGTTTCTTTCTAGGACTCTACAGTGGAGTCATCGTTCATCAG GAGGACTCTTTCAGAATGGGGTGTAATTATATAATAGCTGCGGTATCACTGTTTGACGAATACGTAAATGATTTACTCTATATAAGAGAAGGAACTTGCCTCCCAAG GCCTTGCTATAGGACGAAAACAAACACTGTTCATGGGAAGAAAGTATTAGGAGAGAGGAAGAACGTTGATCTCAATAGCAGAATAAACGGCTCCCGGCTTGTTTCAGAACAGTCGAGGACACTGAAAAAAACGATCACACTATATAAACCAGTTCAG GTATGGGAATGGTTGTTTAAGTCTTGTGAGGTGAATGGGAGGATCCTTATTCGAGATGGCTTGATAAATGTGAAAGATGTAGAGCAATGTCTTGTCAGGGGTAATTGTAAGAAGCTCTTTTTCCAACTACCCGCTTGGACCGTGTTACAATGTCTCCTTGCATCGGCTAAGTCTAACTCGTCCGGGTTGGTGATca CTGATGGTGTGGAGCTTACGGAACTAAACAGCCCAAAAGACAGAGTGTTTGTGTGGCTCGTTGGGCCTTTACTGATAATGAAGGAGCAGATAAAGAATCTGAAGCTGACTGAGGATGAAGAGTATTGTCTAAGGAAATTGGTAATGGTATACAAAAACGAAAGAACCGAAAACTGGGATAGCACCGGGTTCCCCTCGAGTGATTCAGTGAGGAAAGCACAATTACAGGCCATAATTAGAAG